In Babesia microti strain RI chromosome IV, complete genome, the sequence GTGgtattatcattttcatgTAGGTTGTACTGCGGATGTTGCAGCGGCGGAGGCACTAAGATCTGTTAGGTCATTTTATGGGCATAAAGCCAATAATCAAGAATTTTTAAACTATGTAAATAGGGTTTCCAATACTTTATCTGCTAATGGCCAAGTAAACACTACACAGTCAACTGCCGCCGGTATTGGATACCAGTACAATCCACATTATGGCATGGTTCCATCtcatatatcaaatatttactatGGATCGCATCCTAATGTTGACACTACTGCCATGTATAACCAACAATTGCTTAGTCAATCCAACTCTGCATGTAGCAGTAATGCGTTATTGAGTGGTATATCTATTAAACCTCCATCAATTCCAAAACCCCAAGCTCCACCTTCAGttccaatccatccatCACAATATAAACAACAATCCAATGCAGCTCAAAATCATGCTAAATTGCCAAAAGATGTTAATACTGCAAATACATCTAGTGCTATAACGGACTGggtatacaaaatattttccgTACATGTAACGGAAAAATCCTCCAAAAAGTGGAATATGGCAgttacaaattttttaaatcacaaaattgattattggAAGTCACACAATATCACTCCTACTCCAGTAGACTTGATGATTCCCTCAGCAGATGTTATTGAATCATATTCtggtaatttatcatatataccatttttattaatgaatatCTACGTCAATATGCATGtatattgtttattttataactgcatatgtatatataattatttattaatataattattacagtTAATATAGCACAACACGGACATAATTCTAAACAGATTGTTCCATTACATAATAACACGAACAGTTCAATTCCATTAGATACTAGTACTACCAGTAATATTTCCAGTTCAGAATCTAAGAATGGGAtgaaaaatgataaaaaagGGGATAAAAAGTCTAGTGCAACgaattttgacaaatattcTAAAACTAAATTAGATTCTTTTATGGATATAGACACTACGGGGGTTAAAAAATCACTCAAGTATAAGAGTTTGTTACAGAAAAGGGCAGAAAGATTCACAAAAGGCACAAAAGGGGTCATTGCTGAAATCAATCTAACTCAACAAGTTGAGAAATTAATTGGTACATCTACTGACATGGAGAAACAGTATTTGAGATTGACAGGCCCTCCAAATCCATCTCTAGTACGGCCAATACAtgtgttaaaaaaatcattcatATACGTACTTGAAAAGTACAAGAAGACCCTAAACTATCGCTATATTCAGGAACAATTTAGGTCTATCCGACAGGATATGAAGGTGCAGCATATAAACGATTTATTTGCAACACATGTTTATGAGACAAATGCAAGAATTGCtttattaaattgtgaTTTGGATCAGTTTAATCAGTGCCAAACGCAGCTAATAGACCTTCATTCAATTAATCAGGTAGCTCCTGAAAATAAGATCGAATTCAAATGTTATAggttattatatttggcactacaaaatacaaaaatggATTTGTTACGGTACCTGAAGGAATTAAACAATACGAGTGATAAATCACTGGTGAAATATATTGCTGTGATTGATTACGCTAATAAGTTGAGACGCATTGTTGAGGATGAAAACTTCTATCGCTATTTTAGTCTCATAAAATCTGAGACAAGACGtttggaaaatgatttagattatatttatgatattgCAACTGAAAAATTAAAGGTTACTTCTCCAAAAGACTGTGAAAAGGAACCGCCATTTTTCTCTAGATATCTCTTTAAAATGTTCAATCAAAAGTTTCGGGTATTGTACCTATTGACCATGGCCAAGTACGTTATCTTACATatcattgatatatatatatatatatattaaatttaacatagaaCAAGCATTATTATCAACCCTAAATCGGTTTACACACAATTCAGATTCGATAGCTGTGATGAATTTAAATCTTTTCTTAAGTATGAGATAAATCACTTAGTGAACTAAATATCGTATGGACCAGTAGTGGAAGCGTTGACTGTAAGCAATCACTTCCTAAACTGCTAGAGAGCAGGGTTTTAAAGagcaaaaaaattgaacaaTAATGAAGAAGGCATGATAATTTGGttgtatgtatatatgatGGATATCATTTCAGATTGTTCATTgtgttataatttttttcaatttctcGTTCAAAGTGACAAATACTGGATGGATGGAATGCATTTTGATTAGGTATATAGTTGCTATACCAAAAAATGTGTGGAATACATCGCTAATATTGCCAGGTTTGTGAGATATCCCACCAGTTTCAGTGTTTTGGGATTCCAATATGAATTCAATCAATTTGGCCCTGTTAAACCATTCCTGTCttcctaaattatataaatattatattatgcaatattttaatgatgattAGTTTTTACCTAATATGTAGAGTGTTGCTGATATCCACCATGAATAACATACATCTGGCAATTTTTGATGTCTCCCATTAAAACCCCCAGTGCTGGTTTGCCTCTCGCATAACCACCACCCCAAACGATCCTGAATAAAGCTATAAATACCCTATCGATCCTATACAATCTGTTAGATAGCGATAGTgctatattaatatttatctacCTGCAACTGAGCAAAATGCCGAAGCAGCGTGGGATTCCCCGTTAGGGGTCCATCCAAAACCTCCATCGTGGTTCATACAAGAAAGTATGTAACTTGCAGATAATTCCAAATCAACTTTTTGTATCTTTTTGAGCAATGTTAGTATTGCTAAAGCACTATATGAATGCCTTGTATCAGCTTCCATGGAGGAATCTCCATTGAATGAACCATCTACGTTCTGTATGAGATATTTATTACCTGTAAAGATAAGACAAACTCTGTTGTTTTATCTACATCTATCATATCCATTTTTTCAAGCAATATACAAACTAGAACGGcatactaaataatttaagtGTTACGTGTGTAGGAATTAGATGGGACTCATGGCCCGGAGAATTACCAAAGCCACCATcttcatttttacaattagaTAACAATTTCAGTGACttatcataaatattgaaaCCGTCACTTtctggcaaatttttgtatattgcCTCAGGACATATCAGTGCCAACGTAGTGAGGGACCAGTACATTCCACCCACTTTGATATTTTCTACAAAAAACCCTTCAATACTACACCTCTCATTTGCATAATcatacaaatatttgacatGTTTATCAATGCACAGCTCAGGCAGAAAATCCATGTCTGATAGTATATGTGGTGATATTATGGATGATAACACACAGTATATAAGTGAATTACTTAACAAGGGCAACGAAGTACGtatccaaaatatacaGATTCTAGTTACAGACATCGCAAATATCCTATCGTGTGATTTGGATGTGGCTAAGAGGTAATTAAACATTGAATTAGCCACCTAGAATCGATCATTAGCACTAAAGAGAAACAAATCGCTACATTTTACGTGATTAACTATGTTGAAAATGGAGTTTTCATGTGCAAAAAGGTCGCATACCAGTCACTTAATGGTATTACactttattatttagactACCCTGGTGCCAATCCTTCACTTTACAGCATAAAGTTAAAAAAGCCTACTGATTTAACTACTAgtaatgatatttttgagaATTTGTTTCAGAAACTCGTGTCAGCCAAATCATCTGATTCAATCTATATTCCTATGTAATCTGACGATTGATTTAGTTCATGTAATATCTCCGTCTGTGATATTTCCATCagaaaattatcattaatagGATCGGACGTTATACCAAATACCAGTAGTGGCAcatcatttgatttattcaagtaataaatattaaacataGCagtaaaaatcaaaataagattgatattaaaaaacCTAGACAAAATGCTCCATTTAATACTAATTCCAATAATTCATTTCTTAAAAATGAAACTAagatatcaaataatgcaCAGTTTAACTGTGAATTTCTGCCAATTCCCGAAAATGAATGcattgataaatcaaataatgcaGAACATACAAAGACtaaaaatggatttttTGGTTTAAATAACAAGCAAACAGTTAATAAAACTAGTGTAAAACGCGATTTTTCTACTAtagattttgaaaataagaTTAAAATATCCCCAGTAAAGTCAGTTAAATATTCGAAACGTGTTATTGATTCACAACCTGAACAAAATCTGTTTGAACAATCAGATGTTGAATTAAACAGTAATTGTATTAGTAATAAGGATAAAGATGGCACAAATGGAGATGATTCCATTGACTGCAATACTCCTGAATCCAAGagaattatcatcaatgaAAAGGTACGATGCATTTAATAAAGGTTCCAAAACAATCTACTTATGTCGAGAATGGTTATTTTGTAATGGAAGACTATGAAGAAATTATAAAAGTGGAGAAGGAGGTAATGATGCCTCAGAAATCCGTGGctaatattgtaaattgcAATGCTGATAACGTAAATAAGAAGAGGTCACAAGCTTCTATAACGTAATAAATACATCATTTAGTTCTTTTTTCAAAGTTTTAAAGAAATAGTCATTTATGCAATTGATTGACTGTCATGCGCATAGATCTATacatatgtataataatagtgTGGATAGATCAACATGGGTTGGACATGATAGTAATTATTTCGCTTGTAGTATTGGTAATATCCAAAGTATATccatttaatatcattagAAAATGTGTCAGCAGACATGATCTATGTCCAAAGGCCTATTTTTTTAGCAACGTACCTATACATCAGAATAATTGCTTAGTTACATTGATCGGCAGCACCAATGTAGGCAAATCCAGTATCTTTAATCGCATGACCAGAATGGTATAACACTTTATATGTAGTTTCAAATGGGAAGTTTGGTATCTGAGGTTCCAAATACTACTCGTGACCCAAATGTGGGAGTTGTCGAGATTAATGGGAAAGTATTTCGCCTAATTGACACTCCCGGGATTTGCGATGACGACATAactgataaaataattaaagtTCAGGTATGTAAGTGGTTTATATAGGTGGAAAAGATGTTATATAAAGCACTTGAGGAATCTACTATGTCTATCCTAGTAGTTGATGGCCAGGTAACAATCAGtcttttataaatattttaaggTTAATTACATAGATTGGGATGACAAATTTGGACAAAAGAATAGCAGATATGATACGTAACCACTGTAAATATCGCTCGTTAAATTGCATAATAGCTGTAAATAAGTGTGAATCGCATCAAATGGGTTTAGCAGCGGCTCAGGTATTAACATCtttatttagcaattttgGAATTTAGGATTGGGAGAACCAATTCCATGCAGTGCTTTACATGGATCAGGTGTAGCTGAAGTTCTTGAAAAGTTAATAGCTCCTTATTTAGATGCTTGGAATATATGCCAAATCTCAATAGTACAATTGAAACTACTAAACATACAACGGTGGCGCTGATCGGACGGTAAATCACTATTGATTTAGACCTAATACTGGCAAGTCAAGTATTGCAAATAAGATGCTCAACAAAGATAGATTTATTGTATCACCTATTGCCGGTACAACTGTTGATTCAATAGATTCATTTGTTACAAAGGATAACAAGACATACCGTATAATAGACACTTGTGGCGTGACACAAAATGTTAATACTGAACAATTAAAGTTAAAGACAGAAAGAAGCTTATTGGTAAtctaaatattcaataagACAATCAGACAAGCTGATGTATGTATATTGGTCATCGATTCCACTTTTggaatatcaaaaaatgaattggatCTGGCCAAGGCAATAAAGGAAGAATCTAAACCTGCTATTATTGTCTGTAATAAATGGGATTTGATAGATAAAAACGATGGTACTGTTTACAACAAAGTATCACACTTGTTATGTAGGCATTAAATTATGTGAAAGATActttaaatgatatatgtTATGCAAATGTCTTATTCACTTCTGCCAATACCGGTCAGAgaattaatcaattgtttGATCTCATTGATCAATCCGTGGAACAAGTAATATCATACATATTTAGTACAATAAAGAATATCCACAAAAATCGTTGAACGAAATACTCCAAGACGCACTGTTCATAAGGCCACCAAATTTTGTCAAGGGCAAGCgattcaatatatattacgCAGCACAGGTATTAAATGGTTAATATATATCCACACAAAACCGCCTGGATTCGTCCTCTTCtgtaataataacaaattgcTGACTCGTGATTACGACAAATATCTCGAAGATACAATAAGgaattcatttaaaatcaCTGGCACTCCGATCAGGTAATTCAAAATCTATACAAAGAATTTATAAGCGTGAGAAGAGGTTGAGAAATGTAGTCAAGGATGTTAGGCCTGctaataattacatattcaaGCCTAGAAATATAGAATTTGGTCCTTCATCAATATAATCAAGAAATAGCGTTGTGCTTGTTTATGAATTCATCCAACTGCTGAGaattaaattgtaacaTAGCCTTTAATGAACAACTGGCACATTCGGTCTTATTGTTGCCTATGTTATTGAGAGCTTACCTTTACGTAGATCTTCAAGCTTAAACACAAAAAGATCTCCACAAGTACAAATGTGAATGATTGTCATATCTTCAGAGATGAATTGACAATTGTCTAAGTATACTATCTCATAAACATATTCATCAGTACTGAGATTATTACTAGTATCATATTGTTGCGATAGAATCATTCCATTGTTTGTTTCATTTCCTACCGTATTATCGGCATCATTagtatttgattttattgtataagATGTAATgttatttgaatttgtaaCAACGGTGGTTACAGTGATAGACATGGTAGGGTGTATGCCCAACttattatgaaattgttatgGTTGATACAATAGAAACTTTTGTTTTAGGTAAAATTTtctttattattttaattttaatacataAATCTCAATGTATAGTAAACAACAATCATGGTACAGCGGTAACATTTGTAATCCCCTCTATAAATAAGTTAAATCCCATAAATTCTAGCACTTATAATCCTAGTATAATTTCTGCTAAAAAACGCAAATCCtttaatatttgcaaattaattagtagTGAATtaactaaaattaataaagaTGAAGTAATATCGCACAAATTTGATGCGAATAATCTCATACATGCATACATAGCTGGCAAGAAATTTCAACTTGACGATTCATTGAAGACAATTTTGTTATCTGGAATTTATGGTCTTAGAATCTTCAAATGTATGCTTTACCTGAGATATATTTTAGAGTGGCTGCCTCAGGTCAATCCCTACCTTCCTCCATTCTGTACAATATTCACtgcaacaaataattttattggattCTTCCAGAAAATCTGCCCACCAATAATGGGCTTTGATTTTAGTGGATTTGCTGTCTGGGTATTTCtggaaaatattgaattcatCCTCTTACATATATTGTCAAACTACTAAAAACAtggaataaaattatatgaacCGTATACCAAGATTTTTAATATTCTgattatattcaatattgtTTTTTACACTAGGAGGCAAGATGATTGTGGCCCATTTGTTATGAACAAGGATTGATACCAAATAAGTTATGTGTTCGTCTGGCAATCgatgaaatttgtatttatgGCCTAATGGTGAATAAAAAAGGTTATACACTGTTTCTACGTTGTCGTAAAGGCAGAGTAACTTTGCAAATTCTTTTAATTCTTCgcataatttatcaattggTATAGGATACAATGCGGCTCTGGTGTCTTTTATTTGGCATTTAAAGTAGTTATTCCTTGTGAGTTTCAATTGCTCAATTTGATAGTAATTCGAGTCTTTAAGTTTTTCAGTATTTTTATCCATGGTTCTAAGGTTATCCCTGAATTCCATATGTTTAATGTATAGTGTACTCATAGCATTGGTGTCTTTGACAAGTGTCATGAATATATTCTTCATGGTAAGATCGGATAGTGGTTCAAGCCACAATGCCAATTTTTGTTCAATTAgatattcaattattaacaCTAAAAAATAACGGTTGATGTTTCTATTGATTGCAACATTTGTGAAAGGCGCATCCATACATTGGGTATCTgttatgtgtaaaaattttgaagcAATTAAAGTAGCGTTAGATGCGATAATCCGATGCCAGGACTCCAATTGAGAGTGTAAAATGTTTAGATTAATCTATTTTAGTCCCGAAATACCTGTTCGGTATAAAATGGTGGGAAATTAAGCAAAGTTTGTTCGTCTAGTGAACAGAAACTGTTACAAAGTGTTATATCAAGGttcataataaatattgtgacgatgtgtaaaaaaatattgtgtatttataaaatataatagattttatatgataaaaattaataaaatatggTGTAGATGACACTATGGTAAAAAAAGTGGAACCACATAAACAAAATGATGTTGAGAAGGTGGAGTATGGAGAAACTATCGGATTTCCTATTTGGTTTACAATCTTAATCTCAGTTATTTTCATCGTTTTTACGTCATACATGTTTAAAAACGTGTCTTTCGATCAGTTTGATCAACAGGAACATGAAAATGAAGGTGAGGAAGAGGGAAGAGAGGAGATAGAACATGATCAGATTAGTAAAAAACTGAGGAAGAAGAAGGAGAAGAAGATAGCGGAAATGTTGGAGAAAGAAAGGCTCAAGAAAGAGAAGGAGGAAAAACTTAAGATAAAGCAGAATAAACAAGCTGAATATGATCGGAAATATAATGAAAGGGAAGAAAGGATTAACCAGCaggtaaataatatttaacttAGGCATTGGAAATTGAAAGGGAAGGGGATAGAATATATAACGAATTAAAGtctaaaattgtaattgaAGATCAAGGTTACGTCGAAAATCTCAagcaaattgatatttcGGACTTTATCGATTACATTAAACTAAAAAAGAGAGTAAATGTAGAAGATCTTTCAGCATTTGTAGGTCTCAAGACTAGCAGTTGTGTGGAAAGaattaatgaattggaAGCTAATGATCGTATATTTGGGATAATAAACACTCAAGGTTTCtatttgtacattaatGAGGAGGAAATCGATGAATTTTGTTCGTTTATTCATCATATTGGAAGGATACATAAACAGTATGATCTAGTTTCTGCATGCAATCGCATTTTTAGATTAACATCAAAAGAAGAggtaattcaatttatatattattttttccaaTAGTTGATTACATcgttaaataattacatgtTGTAAGTTAATAATGTAGGACAAAGAGAAGATTGATTTGATTTACAACAAGTGTATACCACAAAAGGAAGAAGTTGATCcataaattgaatgaaaattatacaaaatatttatattcattctTCAGATAGTTACAAGCCTCGTCTATTGTACAATTGGGATTTTGTAGTAGATATTTAATGTGACTAATAATGACCTCCTTAAAAACAGTGCCACATGTTATTTTTGGCAGTAACTTTTTGATCTAAGTCATTGTATACTTACATCGTCGCCTTTAAGTTTTGGCTGTATTTCGTGTGCTTTGTCCAAGCCcatatcaattattttgttgtaTAGTTTTATGTGTTTATCAGCATAGTTgtcaatattatttaataatgattgataatcattatttttactattatcatatatatatgtaataaagtttataaaaaatgattCTTTCCAATATTTGCCGCAGGTTCTTATCATATAACCCAATTCGCCACGTTCTACTTTATCCAAACTGTCAATATCATCTATGTaagttttaaataataatgagTTGGCATTTAATTCCTTTGACTGAATGTAGTGTCTTTTGCGAAGTTTAAGTGATTCTTTTATTACATAGTCAGTTAGATCTATGggttttattttattatagtACTGTATGGTAGATATTGGTTTAACAAACAATGCTATGTAGAAGCTgtcaattatttcattagaAATTGTGGCAAAAGGTAGTTTATTTCTAGAATTTGTAGACAATTGTTTGCCAAtgtacatatattttatgcCCTTGGAGATCCACTGATTAGAAtgtgttaaatttgaa encodes:
- a CDS encoding SAC3/GANP/Nin1/mts3/eIF-3 p25 family (overlaps_old_locusTagID:BBM_III05735), which encodes MDPYMLSTYNYKYNQYLHSGCTADVAAAEALRSVRSFYGHKANNQEFLNYVNRVSNTLSANGQVNTTQSTAAGIGYQYNPHYGMVPSHISNIYYGSHPNVDTTAMYNQQLLSQSNSACSSNALLSGISIKPPSIPKPQAPPSVPIHPSQYKQQSNAAQNHAKLPKDVNTANTSSAITDWVYKIFSVHVTEKSSKKWNMAVTNFLNHKIDYWKSHNITPTPVDLMIPSADVIESYSAQHGHNSKQIVPLHNNTNSSIPLDTSTTSNISSSESKNGMKNDKKGDKKSSATNFDKYSKTKLDSFMDIDTTGVKKSLKYKSLLQKRAERFTKGTKGVIAEINLTQQVEKLIGTSTDMEKQYLRLTGPPNPSLVRPIHVLKKSFIYVLEKYKKTLNYRYIQEQFRSIRQDMKVQHINDLFATHVYETNARIALLNCDLDQFNQCQTQLIDLHSINQVAPENKIEFKCYRLLYLALQNTKMDLLRYLKELNNTSDKSLVKYIAVIDYANKLRRIVEDENFYRYFSLIKSETRRLENDLDYIYDIATEKLKVTSPKDCEKEPPFFSRYLFKMFNQKFRVLYLLTMAKTSIIINPKSVYTQFRFDSCDEFKSFLNELNIVWTSSGSVDCKQSLPKLLESRVLKSKKIEQ
- a CDS encoding geranylgeranyl transferase type-2 subunit beta (overlaps_old_locusTagID:BBM_III05740); protein product: MDFLPELCIDKHVKYLYDYANERCSIEGFFVENIKVGGMYWSLTTLALICPEAIYKNLPESDGFNIYDKSLKLLSNCKNEDGGFGNSPGHESHLIPTHYAVLVCILLEKMDMIDVDKTTEFVLSLQNVDGSFNGDSSMEADTRHSYSALAILTLLKKIQKVDLELSASYILSCMNHDGGFGWTPNGESHAASAFCSVAALSLSNRLYRIDRDRLGWWLCERQTSTGGFNGRHQKLPDVCYSWWISATLYILGRQEWFNRAKLIEFILESQNTETGGISHKPGNISDVFHTFFGIATIYLIKMHSIHPVFVTLNEKLKKIITQ
- a CDS encoding apicoplast conserved ycf19 protein precursor, unknown function (overlaps_old_locusTagID:BBM_III05755;~overlaps_old_locusTagID:BBM_III05760); translated protein: MLYLRYILEWLPQVNPYLPPFCTIFTATNNFIGFFQKICPPIMGFDFSGFAVWVFLENIEFILLHILSNY
- a CDS encoding zinc finger protein, putative (overlaps_old_locusTagID:BBM_III05745;~overlaps_old_locusTagID:BBM_III05750); amino-acid sequence: MSITVTTVVTNSNNITSYTIKSNTNDADNTVGNETNNGMILSQQYDTSNNLSTDEYVYEIVYLDNCQFISEDMTIIHICTCGDLFVFKLEDLRKGNNKTECASCSLKAMLQFNSQQLDEFINKHNAIS
- a CDS encoding ESCRT-II complex subunit VPS25 (overlaps_old_locusTagID:BBM_III05760), with the protein product MNLDITLCNSFCSLDEQTLLNFPPFYTEQINLNILHSQLESWHRIIASNATLIASKFLHITDTQCMDAPFTNVAINRNINRYFLVLIIEYLIEQKLALWLEPLSDLTMKNIFMTLVKDTNAMSTLYIKHMEFRDNLRTMDKNTEKLKDSNYYQIEQLKLTRNNYFKCQIKDTRAALYPIPIDKLCEELKEFAKLLCLYDNVETVYNLFYSPLGHKYKFHRLPDEHITYLVSILVHNKWATIILPPSVKNNIEYNQNIKNLGIRFI
- a CDS encoding 50S ribosome-binding GTPase (overlaps_old_locusTagID:BBM_III05745), translated to MRIDLYICIIIVWIDQHGLDMIVIISLVVLVISKVYPFNIIRKCVSRHDLCPKAYFFSNVPIHQNNCLVTLIGSTNVGKSSIFNRMTRMFQMGSLVSEVPNTTRDPNVGVVEINGKVFRLIDTPGICDDDITDKIIKVQVEKMLYKALEESTMSILVVDGQIGMTNLDKRIADMIRNHCKYRSLNCIIAVNKCESHQMGLAAAQQFWNLGLGEPIPCSALHGSGVAEVLEKCLEYMPNLNSTIETTKHTTVALIGRPNTGKSSIANKMLNKDRFIVSPIAGTTVDSIDSFVTKDNKTYRIIDTCGVTQNVNTEQLKLKTERSLLTIRQADVCILVIDSTFGISKNELDLAKAIKEESKPAIIVCNKWDLIDKNDGTVYNKALNYVKDTLNDICYANVLFTSANTGQRINQLFDLIDQSVEQYNKEYPQKSLNEILQDALFIRPPNFVKGKRFNIYYAAQVLNG
- a CDS encoding DDRGK domain (overlaps_old_locusTagID:BBM_III05765;~overlaps_old_locusTagID:BBM_III05770), with translation MVKKVEPHKQNDVEKVEYGETIGFPIWFTILISVIFIVFTSYMFKNVSFDQFDQQEHENEGEEEGREEIEHDQISKKLRKKKEKKIAEMLEKERLKKEKEEKLKIKQNKQAEYDRKYNEREERINQQALEIEREGDRIYNELKSKIVIEDQGYVENLKQIDISDFIDYIKLKKRVNVEDLSAFVGLKTSSCVERINELEANDRIFGIINTQGFYLYINEEEIDEFCSFIHHIGRIHKQYDLVSACNRIFRLTSKEEDKEKIDLIYNKCIPQKEEVDP
- a CDS encoding engA, GTP-binding protein (overlaps_old_locusTagID:BBM_III05740;~overlaps_old_locusTagID:BBM_III05745), whose protein sequence is MHSSGRKSMSDSICGDIMDDNTQYISELLNKGNEILVTDIANILSCDLDVAKSHLESIISTKEKQIATFYVINYVENGVFMCKKVAYQSLNDYPGANPSLYSIKLKKPTDLTTSNDIFENLFQKLVSAKSSDSIYIPISCNISVCDISIRKLSLIGSDVIPNTSSGTSFDLFNSKNQNKIDIKKPRQNAPFNTNSNNSFLKNETKISNNAQFNCEFLPIPENECIDKSNNAEHTKTKNGFFGLNNKQTVNKTSVKRDFSTIDFENKIKISPVKSVKYSKRVIDSQPEQNLFEQSDVELNSNCISNKDKDGTNGDDSIDCNTPESKRIIINEKVPKQSTYVENGYFVMEDYEEIIKVEKEVMMPQKSVANIVNCNADNVNKKRSQASITSFFKVLKK